The DNA sequence ATGCCCAGGGAGTCGACGAGTTTCTCCATCCGCCGCGTCGAGACCCCGAGCAGGTAGCAGGTCGCGACCACCGTGGTCAGGGCCCGCTCCGCCCGGCGACGACGCTCCAGCAACCAGTCGGGGAAGTAGGAGCCGTTGCGCAGCTTGGGGATCGCCACGTCGATCGTGCCGGCGCGGGTGTCGAAGTCGCGGTGGCGGTAGCCGTTGCGGGTGTTCGTGCGAGCCTCGGAACGCTCGCCCCAGGCCGCGCCGCACACCGAGTCGGCGTCGGCGGACATCAGGGTGTTGATGAACGTGGTCAACATGTGGCGCAGCAGATCCGGGCTCGCCTGGGACAGCTGCTCGTGCAGGAACTCGGTGGGGTCGATACTGGAGGGTGCGGTCATCGCGTGATCCATCTTCTGTGGGCTGTGAGAGGCGTTCAGAAGATCACGCGGTGGCCGCCCTACAGCTCGACCAGCTCGTCACCGGGCCGGTCGCACACCACCTTGGTGGACGCCACTCCTGCGAAACGGCTCGGCGAGACGCGCTCCCCGGCTGGCTGCACTTCTACAATCACCACCGGCCCCACAGCGCAACCAACGGCCTACCGCCGATCAGTCGCCTGACCAACCTGCCTGGACATCACACCTAGTACTCCAGCCGCAGTTCGTTAGCTGGGCTGTCTTCGTTGCCGGTAGTGGCTTTCGCGGGCTCGGTGTTGGTGACGGCGACGCCAGATCGACCAGGCCCAGCCCACGGTGCGGACGGGGATGTGGATCAGAGATGCCAGGAGACGTCGGATCTCGGCGAGGGTGAGCGGGATGAGCCCGTGAGCAGGTCTTTTGGGGCGATCGCCGCGGTGACCGAGAGGTAGGCGTGGGCGAGCATGGCCAGGGTGATGTGGCGGTACCAGGCGTCGTAGCGGCGGACCTGGTACTGGTCGAGTCCGATGTCGTTCTTCGCGGTCTGGAAGCACTCCTCGATCGCCCAGCGCGCCCCGGCGACCCGGATGAGGTCGTCGTCGCCGGTGCCGGGCGGTCCAGCGCAGAGGTAGTAGGCCAGCTCCGGCTCCATACCGGACTCGAGTTGGGTGGCGGTGAGGATCTGGCGCCGGACCAGTAGCCAGCGCCCCCACCCAGCGGGGGCGTCCGGGGGCGGGTACAGGCCGGCCACCGCCCAGTCATAGAGCCGCTCGCCCTTGGCCCCGGGACCGGCTGAGCGACGCTTCCACGCCTGCTGCGGGGCACGCGCGACCAGGTCGTCAGCACGTCGTGACCCGACCAGCCCGGCGATGTCGACTGCGAGGTCAGCACCACTGGGTGAGAGCGGGATGGATTGGCTGCGCGGTACGGCGACGACATAGCCGATCCGGCGCCGCTCGCACCAGGAACGGAACTCGTGATCCTGTCCGTAGGCCTCGTCCGCGGCCACCCATGCTGCCGGGGCTCCCGCGTCGAGAGCCCGACCGATCATGTCGGTGGCCAGTACCGCCTTGGTGGCGAACTCGACCTCGTCAGGCACCGCCGCGGACCGGCAGCGTTCCCGGTCCCCGGTCCAGGACTTCGGCAGGTAGAGCTCGCGGTCGATCAGCGTGCGGCCCGTGCTCGTGGAATAGGCGCAGAAGACTCCGAGCTGGCAGTTCTCCACCCTGCCCGCGGTGCCGGAGTACTGGCGCTGCACCCCGGCCGACTTGGCCCCCTTCTTCAGGAACCCGGTCTCGTCGACAATCAGCACCCCACCGGCCTCGCCGAGGTGCTCCACCACGTAGTCCCGCAGATCGTCGCGGACACCGTCGGTGTCCCAGGTCGCGGAGTTGAGCAGCCGCTGCATGCCATCCGGCGTCGTGTCGCCGGCGACCTCGGCCAACGTCCACCCGTTCTTCCCCGCCAACGGTGCCAACAGCCCGCGCACATACGCCCGTGCCCGACGCCGCGGCTCTGTCCG is a window from the Pseudonocardia sp. HH130629-09 genome containing:
- a CDS encoding IS701 family transposase, which gives rise to MEEGLEAWAGGLDGLFGLVAGRFFRTEPRRRARAYVRGLLAPLAGKNGWTLAEVAGDTTPDGMQRLLNSATWDTDGVRDDLRDYVVEHLGEAGGVLIVDETGFLKKGAKSAGVQRQYSGTAGRVENCQLGVFCAYSTSTGRTLIDRELYLPKSWTGDRERCRSAAVPDEVEFATKAVLATDMIGRALDAGAPAAWVAADEAYGQDHEFRSWCERRRIGYVVAVPRSQSIPLSPSGADLAVDIAGLVGSRRADDLVARAPQQAWKRRSAGPGAKGERLYDWAVAGLYPPPDAPAGWGRWLLVRRQILTATQLESGMEPELAYYLCAGPPGTGDDDLIRVAGARWAIEECFQTAKNDIGLDQYQVRRYDAWYRHITLAMLAHAYLSVTAAIAPKDLLTGSSRSPSPRSDVSWHL